The region TTGTATCCAGCTGTTATCATTGAGGATACAAGAACAAGCCAAAAATCAAAGTATTTACATGCCTGTCAAGGGATTATACAAACTCGCAACATAAGGGACAGGTTAATTATTGCACTCCCTTCTGTATATGGTGAGTATATTGGAGTATTTAATATTGATACTCTTGAAAAGATAGAAGGCGACCTGCCAAAAAGAGCAGAGCAATTAGTCAAAGACTGGGCAGAGATGCACTAGAAAGATTTAAGAACAATGTGGGACAAGCAAAAATTTTATAAGCTGCCGCCATTGGAGTAACCTATGAGATACCCAAGAATAAGATATGCGCAAGCAATTGATAACCACAATTTGTTGGTTGAATTTGATAACAGTGAAAAGAAAAAGTATGACATATCACCTTTATTGGCACATGAGATATTTGAGCCACTAAGAAATCCCGCATTTTTTAAAGCTGTCCAAGTGGATCAAGGCGGGTATGGTGTGGTCTGGAGTGATTCCATAGATATCAGTGAATATGAACTATGGAAAAATGGTCAAGCAATAGA is a window of Desulfonatronovibrio magnus DNA encoding:
- a CDS encoding DUF2442 domain-containing protein, whose product is MRYPRIRYAQAIDNHNLLVEFDNSEKKKYDISPLLAHEIFEPLRNPAFFKAVQVDQGGYGVVWSDSIDISEYELWKNGQAIE
- a CDS encoding DUF4160 domain-containing protein, whose translation is LYPAVIIEDTRTSQKSKYLHACQGIIQTRNIRDRLIIALPSVYGEYIGVFNIDTLEKIEGDLPKRAEQLVKDWAEMH